One window from the genome of Crassostrea angulata isolate pt1a10 chromosome 2, ASM2561291v2, whole genome shotgun sequence encodes:
- the LOC128171099 gene encoding LOW QUALITY PROTEIN: uncharacterized protein LOC128171099 (The sequence of the model RefSeq protein was modified relative to this genomic sequence to represent the inferred CDS: deleted 2 bases in 1 codon; substituted 1 base at 1 genomic stop codon), with the protein MDFRKKIIKTNANDIGIDVQVFESISDVVDVTLRINPTLQCMKRQCAECGIHKLYLLPEETGDAETDETVKWEKFEKVEIKVKGNKTTKKLVLVKKESKVSDLFSHFLQLLKSFPFHQHRATWQNNQFQELSSNLPLNHCICVHDFSENYRCTELKQLQSAYFQKTEVSVHVTIIHRHALPDIDGVESTEQNPEIITEHFFVISDDQQHDKYFVHEVRKTISEYLASISYPVDTMHEFTDGCAAQYKSRHCFGDISNSSRDFGFKHFTRNYFETAHAKGPQDAAGGLLKRQADLAVLRGQAHIQNARDLXICCFEFDADKICLPETAFPFS; encoded by the exons ATGGACTTTCGGAAAAAGATCATCAAAACAAATGCAAATGACATTGGAATTGACGTCCAAGTATTCGAGTCCATAAGCGATGTGGTGGATGTCACATTGCGTATAAATCCTACTTTGCAATGCATGAAGCGACAGTGTGCAGAATGTGGTATCCACAAACTATACTTATTACCAGAAGAAACTGGAGACGCGGAAACAGACGAAACAGTCAAGtgggaaaaatttgaaaaagttgAAATCAAAGTGAAGGGcaataaaacaacaaagaaaCTCGTTCTGGTTAAAAAGGAATCAAAAGTCAGTGATTTATTTTCACACTTTTTGCAACTATTAAAATCGTTTCCATTCCATCAACACCGAGCTACTTGGCAAAACAACCAATTTCAAGAACTTTCATCTAATCTTCCACTCAACCACTGCATCTGTGTTCATGACTTTTCTGAAAATTACCGTTGCACAGAATTAAAACAACTTCAAAGTGCTTACTTTCAAAAAACTGAGGTCTCTGTTCACGTTACGATTATACATCGCCATGCACTACCCGACATTGATGGAGTGGAGAGCACTGAGCAGAACCCAGAAATAATCactgaacatttttttgttattagtGATGATCAACAGCATGACAAGTATTTCGTCCATGAAGTTCGTAAAACAATATCCGAGTACTTGGCATCTATTTCCTACCCGGTTGACACCATGCACGAGTTCACAGATGGATGTGCAGCCCAATATAAGAGTCGACATTGCTTTGGGGATATCAGCAACTCCAGTCGGGATTTCGGTTTCAAACATTTTACCAGAAATTATTTTGAGACTGCACATGCTAaag GACCTCAAGATGCTGCTGGAGGACTGTTAAAAAGACAGGCAGATCTGGCAGTTTTGCGTGGACAAGCCCATATACAAAATGCCCGGGATCTG TGAATTTGCTGTTTCGAATTTGACGCGGACAAAATCTGTTTGCCGGAGACGGCTTTTCCGTTTTCTTGA
- the LOC128174805 gene encoding tigger transposable element-derived protein 4-like has protein sequence MLRKKRKIAVIVDNCPAHQKIAGLKAVELVFLPPNTTSNTQPMDHGIILNLKVHYLKRVLLKFIKSIDRDETPNINVLDALHLLSQALNCVTSSTVSNCFGHAGFAQPDPVPPAPEEDDDFDNDNV, from the coding sequence atgcTTAGGAAGAAAAGAAAGATTGCGGTGATCGTGGACAACTGTCCAGCTCATCAGAAGATAGCAGGCCTCAAAGCAGTTGAACTTGTATTCCTGCCTCCGAATACCACCTCAAACACACAGCCAATGGATCACGGAATTATACTAAACCTGAAAGTACACTACCTAAAGCGAGTCCTCCTTAAGTTCATTAAGTCAATCGACAGAGATGAGACCCCGAACATCAACGTACTTGACGCCCTCCATTTGCTGAGCCAAGCCTTGAACTGCGTGACATCGTCTACAGTCTCCAACTGCTTCGGACACGCTGGCTTTGCACAGCCCGACCCTGTACCCCCAGCTCCAGAGGAAGACGACGACTTTGACAACGACAATGTCTAA